The following is a genomic window from Labeo rohita strain BAU-BD-2019 chromosome 15, IGBB_LRoh.1.0, whole genome shotgun sequence.
taaaaaaaaaacattaaaaatcttactgttcaaaaacatttgactggtagtgtatatttatctTCACATAAATTTAACTATGGAAACCCGTTTCtctcatgaaataaaaaataaaaaatcttaatattctgactttttttccacagtcctgagattttttcctcaaaattgcaagacaaaaaaaagtttaaatttaaagaataaaaagttgcaatttccTATTTTAGAATGtatcatgatataaactcacaattctccaTCTAAACTAAATTCTGAATAGAAAATTCTGAACTCAATTTTTTTCACGGAAAAAATCTACAGCGCTTGACCTCTTTCAGCTTTATAACATTTCTTTGTCACTTTCAAAGATTTAATATGTTCACTTTTAGACCTTATTGAAGTAAAGGAGCTGAATGAAGAGGAAGATCAAAACGGAGCTCAAGGAACAGAAGCCAAAAGCCCCTTCActtgccctcagtgtgaaaagagttTCACGCAAAAAGGAAGTCTTATTAATCACATCAGAATCCACACCGGAGAGCGTCCCTACATGTGTCCGCAGTGCGGAAGGAGCTTCACGCGTAAATACAGCCTGAACGTGCACTTAAGagtccacactggagagaaaccgtacaCCTGTCCTCAATGCGCAAAGACTTTCACCCAAAAGGAACACTTGAATAATCACATAAGAATTCATACTGAAGACAAACCATTCGTATGTCATGAATGCGGAAGCGGTTTCACACGCAACGACAGCCTGAAGAACCACTTAAGAATTCACACCGGCATCGAGCCCTTGATTTGCCctcagtgtgggaagagttttaACTGGCCGCACAATTTCAACAATCACCTGCGCTCTCATTCTGAAGCGAATCCTTTTTTCTGCGATCAGTGTGGTGAAAAATGCCCATCTGCGTCTGCTTTAAGATACCACCTCCAATCTCATACAAACGAAAGGCCTCACTTGTGTTCTTCGTGCGGGAAGAGTTTTGCACGGCTGGACTCTTTTAAAGCGCACCAGAAGTTGCACAGCGGCGTGAGACCTCACGTGTGTTCAGACTGCGGCAGGACGTTTAATAAAGCCACCAACTTGAAAGAGCACCAGAAGATTCATACTGGAGAAAGACCGTACAAGTGTTCGCTTTGTGACAAGAGTTACAGTCAGGCGGGATCCTTGAAAGCACACGAGCGAGTTCATACTGGAGAAAGACCGTATCTTTGCGctcagtgtgggaagagtttctTCAAATCAAGTCATCTGGTGgcacatataaaaatacaccGGCCAAACGCTTCACAGTGAGCAGCTGTACATATAAACATTGACTTTGAACTATCTAAGTGGATATTTTATGGTATCAGTACAGTGTTTTGCATTggataatgcattta
Proteins encoded in this region:
- the LOC127177750 gene encoding gastrula zinc finger protein XlCGF8.2DB-like, whose translation is MVKMEFVKEEIEDMSDLEPSRIKHEDAEEQTDLIEVKELNEEEDQNGAQGTEAKSPFTCPQCEKSFTQKGSLINHIRIHTGERPYMCPQCGRSFTRKYSLNVHLRVHTGEKPYTCPQCAKTFTQKEHLNNHIRIHTEDKPFVCHECGSGFTRNDSLKNHLRIHTGIEPLICPQCGKSFNWPHNFNNHLRSHSEANPFFCDQCGEKCPSASALRYHLQSHTNERPHLCSSCGKSFARLDSFKAHQKLHSGVRPHVCSDCGRTFNKATNLKEHQKIHTGERPYKCSLCDKSYSQAGSLKAHERVHTGERPYLCAQCGKSFFKSSHLVAHIKIHRPNASQ